From a region of the Azospirillum formosense genome:
- a CDS encoding branched-chain amino acid ABC transporter permease LivH (LivHMGF is the membrane component of the LIV-I/LS branched-chain amino acid transporter), whose product MEYFLQQLINGLSLGAIYGLIAIGYTMVYGIIGMINFAHGEIYMIGAFVALITFLAIGSLGITWVPLALLVMLVASMLFTAVYGWTVERIAYRPLRNSPRLAPLISAIGMSIFLQNYVQILQGARSKPLQPILPGNLTLMDGAVSVSYVRLATIVITIALMYGFTQLITRTSLGRAQRACEQDKKMAGLLGVNVDRVISLTFVMGAALAAVAGMMVLLIYGVIDFYIGFLAGVKAFTAAVLGGIGSLPGAMLGGVVIGLIEAFWSGYMGSEWKDVATFTILVLVLIFRPTGLLGRPEIEKV is encoded by the coding sequence ATGGAATATTTTCTTCAGCAGCTGATCAACGGCCTGTCGCTGGGCGCCATCTACGGCCTCATCGCGATCGGCTACACGATGGTGTACGGCATCATCGGCATGATCAACTTTGCCCACGGCGAGATCTACATGATCGGCGCCTTCGTGGCCCTCATCACCTTCCTGGCCATTGGCAGCCTGGGGATCACCTGGGTTCCGCTGGCCCTTCTCGTCATGCTGGTCGCATCGATGCTGTTCACCGCCGTCTACGGATGGACGGTGGAGCGCATCGCCTACCGCCCGCTGCGCAACTCGCCGCGTCTGGCGCCGCTGATCTCGGCGATCGGCATGTCGATCTTCCTGCAGAACTACGTGCAGATCCTGCAGGGTGCCCGCAGCAAGCCGCTGCAGCCGATCCTGCCGGGTAACCTGACCCTGATGGACGGCGCGGTGTCGGTCAGCTACGTGCGTCTGGCGACGATCGTCATCACGATCGCGCTGATGTACGGCTTCACCCAGCTCATCACCCGCACCTCGCTCGGCCGCGCCCAGCGCGCCTGCGAGCAGGACAAGAAGATGGCCGGCCTGCTGGGCGTCAACGTCGACCGCGTCATCTCGCTGACCTTCGTCATGGGCGCCGCCCTGGCCGCTGTGGCGGGCATGATGGTCCTGCTGATCTACGGCGTGATCGACTTCTACATCGGCTTCCTGGCCGGCGTTAAGGCCTTCACCGCCGCCGTGCTCGGCGGCATCGGCTCGCTGCCGGGCGCCATGCTGGGCGGCGTGGTCATCGGCCTGATCGAAGCCTTCTGGTCGGGCTACATGGGCAGCGAATGGAAAGACGTGGCGACCTTCACGATTCTCGTGCTCGTCCTGATCTTCCGCCCGACCGGCCTGCTGGGCCGTCCGGAAATCGAGAAGGTGTGA